GAACTAGACTAGATAAACAGAGAACCAAACATTGAAATATGCAGTACAGTGTACCAGCAGTCATAGAAAGGATCGTGGAGGCTGCTTCCTCCATTTCAGAAAATGAAATCCATCCGACATTTGCAAGCTCAGTTTCTATGTCTCCTTGCGTGCTTTGGCCTTCTTTGTTGCCTGATTCGAAAAGTCCTCATGAACcaatcatgttttcttttcgTTACAAAGTGTCCTATAGCTGCTCCAATGACAAATCCACTTCCATAACCAATCAGAACAAATTTCCAGTCAAGTACCAAAAGTTCATCTCCTGTAGCTGGAGCCGGAGCCGGAGCAGGTAAGGCCTCGAGCCTTCCACATTTGTTTGACAATGGCTCTCCGCTCAGTCCTGAATTGCCATCAAATGAATCTTTCTGAAATGTATTGAATTGGTTTCCTCGTGGTATTGGCCCAGTAAGATGATTATGAGATGCATTGAAGAACTGAAGGAAGGTTAGCTGCACAAGTTGCCTAGGGATGTTCCCAGAAAGCTTGTTTTGAGACAAGTCCAATGCTTCGAGCTTCGCTAGATTCCCAATGGATGACGGGATGAAACCAGAGAAGACATTGTTGGAAAGGTTGAGTAACCGAAGGCCCTTCAGATTCCCAATGTATTCGGGTATCTCTCCTTCGAATTGGTTGCATGAGAGATCAATGACTGTTAAAATCTCTAAGATCTTTTTATATTCCATCTCCACGCCTTTGTTTGTGATTGTCATGGAGTAAGTATAAGGAACATGTCTCCATCGACCCATTATTCGGACACTCGTTTCTGCGTTCATGTATGATAACCGGTCTTCACTGTCAACTTGCATCGCAATCCAGCAATGGAAGTATTCCACTGGCAACTTACCGGtaaaattattcaaagaaaGATCCAAGATCTGCAACATTTGGAAAGAAAAGCTTGATTCGGGATTCCCTATTTTGCCATGAAATCCGTTATGCCGCAAAATAAGAATCTTCAACTCCGGGAGAGTTCCCATCCATGATGGAAAAGTATCGATGAGCTGATTGTTGTTAAGATCACGAATCTCAAGCATCTTACAACCAACAATCGATGTCGGTATTTGTCCCTGCAACTTATTTTGACCCAAACTAATCATCCTTAGTCTGCTTCCTTGTACCCATGTTTGTGGAATGGTGCCATAAAGGTTGTTACCCTCTAAACTCAATAAAGACAGAGTGCTGCTAAAGTTGCCCAGACATTGAGGAATTAAACCAGTCAGGTTGTTTTTTGACAAATCAAGTACTATAAAAGAGCTGATATTGCAAATTGGTGGCGGGATTTCTCCAGCCAATGAATTGTTGGAGATCAAATAGTACTTTGTGGAGTTTGGCGGAATTGGAAGAGAGCCTTGGAGCATGTTcgaatttagttttaaaatagaCATACGAGACCATGGAAGAAAAGCTGGAGGTTGGTCGAGGCCTGTTAGCAAGTTGTGAGAAAGGTCCAAGAATTCTAGTTTTTCTGTACTTACTTTCCATATCCAACTAGGTATTTTCCCGTAAAGATAATTCAAGGATATATAGGTCTAGAAAAGTCAATCGATTTTGCATGTATAAAAAGTTAGGGAACACACTTAGGCTGCATGCAGCCAACCCTAAACGGGTGAGCTTCGGTAGATCAGTGCCATTGGTGCAACTTTTGTTGAGCAACACAAAGTTGTTTCTAGACAAGAAAAGAATCTTTAAGCTCCTTAGTGTAAgaaatttttctatttcaatcGTGCCACTCAAGTTGTTAGATTGAATGTTAAGATATTCAAGATTCTTGAGTGCAAAAATTGAGTCTGGAATGAATCCTTGAAATTTGTTTAGTGCAAAgccaatataaaataattcagtTAGGTTTCCAATGGAGAAAGGAATCTGGCCATAAAAAGAGTTATTTCCAAGTTCCAATTTAGAAAGCTTGCCAAGATTACCAACTGAAAAAGGGATCACTCCCGAGAAGTTGCAAGAACAAATCATCAAAGATTCCAAGGAATGGAGGTTTCCTATAGAGGCAGGTAAGGGACCCGTGAGCCCTGGATTATACCCATGTCAAGATACTGAAGGTTTGGAAGTTGAAAGACCGCCTCTGGGAATTTTCCTTGCAGTCCACAATTAATGAGTGTGATAGCTCGTAATTGTCaaaaaaaccatcttaatttaaagtttaagtttttaggtgaggttccaggatatgatttatattattttctaacacacccctTCAAGTGAAAGTTCTTTGGACTTGAAATTTGCACAGGTCCATATTatcttatgtttaatttttattaaaataaatagggatggtaaGATTAGAACTTATGACTGTTTGATCATCAAAGCTCTGATactatgtcaaagaaccataccaacctaaaagcttaagcttaATGAAGATAAATTTGCAAATACATAGGTATTGGGAATGAGATATCTACATAAGCAAGCCCAAGATATGCTAGGTTGGTTAGGTTTTGCACGAGGCTTCTCAGATCAGGTATTTTAAGTTTCGAAAACCTATTAGAGTATACATTATAGTGGAAAACAGGGAAAGGTTAGTTAATTTGGACAACTTTGAAATTTCTGATGGAATTTCTCCAACAAATAGGGAGTGGGAGAGTTCGAGAGCTGTTACCTCAGAAAGATTACCTAATGCAGACGGTATTTGAGAACCACCGCAGTCATTGTTGGCGAGGTTGAGCTTTTGAAGTTGAACAAGGCGGAAGAGACTACTGTTGGGGTCAATGGAACCATAGAGACAACTAGCGTTGAGGTCAAGTTCAATCACATGACCAGTATCCTCATCGCACTCGACACCATCCCATAAGCAACAGTCACTACCATTTCCGTCGAGCTTCCAGGACGCAACCTTTGGATAAGCAAAAGGGAATTTGGAAGCAGACCGCCTGATAATAAAGCTTTCCTTGAATTGCAACAGGGCGGAGCGCTCTTCGCCATGGCATGCGGGGTGCCCTGATGAATAGGCGAGCATGATTTGAAAAGGAGAGAACATCAAAAGCAAGAACGATATTGTGAACCTCATGATTATTCAGTATTATGAATGTGCTCAGAAGATGGTTGTGGGCACCGAAGAAggtaatttcaatttcatatttatgGCACAATATGTTGAGAGCGTTTAGGAATATGATGCAAactgtattttaataaaattttaaaaaaatttattaaaatttaatataatttatatattttgaattattttattttgaattattttaatatgttaatattaaaaataattttaaaaaaaattattaatatatattttaatataaaaaattatttaaaaaaataattattatcatattcttaattatatttttaaagttgcGAGATTTCCAAGCAACTTCTAGTCAAGTCATCCACCCACATCCTAGGATAGATTCCAGCTTGCGGGTCTCAGAAGGTCTAGTGAAAGTGTCACTGTCACGTTATTGAACATTTTCTGTTTTGTGGTCGGAATTTCCACGCCAAATACTGTTTTGTTACGACTCCGTAAGTACCAACTTTCTGCTTTGTCGTTGTAAACTCCAATAACATTTATTGACACGTAGCTAGTCATTAAAAAACGACGACTTTAATGCCTTAGGAAACACCGcgttttttaaagatttaattttttttattttattaaaatttaatataaattatatattttatatcatttagatgtaatgatgttaaaaataatttttaaaaaataaaaaaatacaattaatatatattttaatataaaaaattatttaaaaaataatcattaattaattcaaaaactgAAATTGAGTGCATGTAATCTGCGCCGTGGATCATACAAAATGAAAGTGCTTCTCAAGTTAGAGAAAATCCAACCTTTGAACAGTAGAAAGAGCTTTGGCTAAGCAAAGCATGCAGAGGGGAAAAGGTTTTCATTTGTACAGCTACTGTTAATCCATACTCTTATCGGCTAaaaacttatttctaatacaatTTATacattttgcataaaaaaaaacatacatgtgttaaaatatttgtattttaaatatttaaaaactttatttattgcTTTCTAATGTTTCATACATAGATTATTGTCGGCTTGTTAACTAAATATGCAATATTTGATCATATGTAATTTATGATATATACATTAAGCTTTTAATTATTCaagaatatttcaattaatatatactTACACTCATTGGCATTTTGATTATATCATTGTCATTTTTAGAAAATGCATAGTGAATTTACACTCTGATTGagacaataataatttatcaaatgttctaaaaattttattctgAAATCAACAACATCTAAAactttcattttactttttaatgacTAACACATTGAGTTGTTTCATATACACCTCTTCGTTAAAACTATCATTtagaaagtttatttttatatttatttgatttattttaagctTATTCATAGTTGCGATGGCTATTAATATCCATATGGAATTCACGTGTCAAAAtagtccatattttttttttgtttcaattcttTGACAATAAgtcttgtcttattttttttagtagtttcattagttttcatcttcttctttaagatcCATTTATGATCCAATGCTTTACTTTGGGGTAAAAGATCCACTAGTTTCCATGGGTGATTTTGCATAATGGACTCAATCTCTTTATTGATAACTTCCTTCTAATAGGAAGCTTCATGGTAGGGCATTGCCTCGTAATAACTCCGAAGCTCATTTTCTACAAGTtagaaaatcaagataaaatatttgtCATTTTTGCCCTCTTACTTTTTCTTTGAccaatttcatcatcttctagTTAATGATGACCACTTAAGCttgctttatttattcttttaagtgAATGAATTTCTTGAGTTTAGATTAGAATTTCCTTGTATTAGTTTAATCTCTTGATTATTTAGAATTGTATAGCTATAAAAAGCTTgtaattcaatattattaaacagTACAAAATAGAGAGAACAATTAAGAGATTTTAGAGAGAAACACTTAATAATCACATTcttctcaatcttcttcttattttttgagtttttgactTTACATTACTATTTTTGATCgagtctatttgtttttgtgtttcaaaagaattttaaaaaaaaattgaatttttttttctctgcttcaaattaattttttgaagtttctagatcattttgatgtgttgatgtcaaaattaaatttaaaaaaaaaaatattattttgatacattttcaaataaaaagtattttaaaaagtaaccgctaCCACAATACTATAATCTCTAAGGCTATCAAACAAGCACACGCCATGAATAAGAGTGTTGTAACTAACAATGTTCGAAGATAAGCTTTGACAaatcaaacacatttttaaaatgcattcaAATATAAgtttaaatgcaaaaataaacaaagattaAGAGAAACAAGACCCCATTCTAAacagaaaaaattataacttggcAGGGTAATTAAGCTTCAATACTTCAAAATaacctcaaataaaaaacattataatggTGTGCACACACATGCACATTGTAATGTCAAGAATCACTAGTTGCACCTCTTGAAATGCTTTTCCAATCAATGAAttgatttccttcttttttaagCTCTTCGTAATCTAAAAATCTtgatcattaataaaataatacaataaatattatgatgtcaagaatatagAAGAAATCTCTTCATATCAGTcccctctgtttttttaaaattcatcccTCAAGTTAACTATTAGAATTGAACTCAACCATTTTGAATGAATAGATACTTTGAATATAACATTGTCACCAATTTATTCAAGAGATAGTTGCTCCAAATATCTTAAATCTAATTTCAGTAAAGATATGATCATGTAGAATTTAAGAATCTAAGCAAGACTTATCAAGACCCAAAAAAACCTGACATGAAACCATCTTTTGAGATAATGACAACTTTAATTAATCGTATCTAGCCATATCTAACAATAA
This is a stretch of genomic DNA from Populus alba chromosome 11, ASM523922v2, whole genome shotgun sequence. It encodes these proteins:
- the LOC118029516 gene encoding receptor like protein 27, producing the protein MRFTISFLLLMFSPFQIMLAYSSGHPACHGEERSALLQFKESFIIRRSASKFPFAYPKVASWKLDGNGSDCCLWDGVECDEDTGHVIELDLNASCLYGSIDPNSSLFRLVQLQKLNLANNDCGGSQIPSALGNLSEVTALELSHSLFVGEIPSEISKLSKLTNLSLFSTIMYTLIGFRNLKTYISLNYLYGKIPSWIWKVSTEKLEFLDLSHNLLTGLDQPPAFLPWSRMSILKLNSNMLQGSLPIPPNSTKYYLISNNSLAGEIPPPICNISSFIVLDLSKNNLTGLIPQCLGNFSSTLSLLSLEGNNLYGTIPQTWVQGSRLRMISLGQNKLQGQIPTSIVGCKMLEIRDLNNNQLIDTFPSWMGTLPELKILILRHNGFHGKIGNPESSFSFQMLQILDLSLNNFTGKLPVEYFHCWIAMQVDSEDRLSYMNAETSVRIMGRWRHVPYTYSMTITNKGVEMEYKKILEILTVIDLSCNQFEGEIPEYIGNLKGLRLLNLSNNVFSGFIPSSIGNLAKLEALDLSQNKLSGNIPRQLVQLTFLQFFNASHNHLTGPIPRGNQFNTFQKDSFDGNSGLSGEPLSNKCGRLEALPAPAPAPATGDELLVLDWKFVLIGYGSGFVIGAAIGHFVTKRKHDWFMRTFRIRQQRRPKHARRHRN